Proteins encoded within one genomic window of Amycolatopsis nigrescens CSC17Ta-90:
- a CDS encoding succinic semialdehyde dehydrogenase, with translation MSRLHPVSGLPASITPDLLDRLTARVVASDAPVATTVAVFTGEPYVDLPRSTPDDVARAVEHARKAQTAWAATDVPVRARVLRRFHNLLLERQDVVLDLIQVETGKARRHAFEESLEPALTAGYYLRKGAKALQPKRREGMLPGLVRTTELRQPKGVVGVISPWNYPFALGISDTLPALLAGNGVVLKPDTQTALSPLYGVELLYEAGLPEGLLQPVLGEGPVVGTAVVEQADYVGFTGSTRTGRDVAQRAGARLVGCSLELGGKNVMIVLDDADLDRAAKSAVPACFANSGQVCMCTERLYVDQSVYDEFLRRLLKHTKELRQENRYDFNADVGSLTSARQLEAVSNHVEDAKAKGATVLAGGFARPDVGPFCYAPTVLADVRDGMLCATEETFGPVVSVYPVTGEEEALAKANAGEYGLNASVFTRDTVRGRQLAARLRAGAVNVNDAFVAAYGSMDSPMGGMGKSGLGRRHGEEGILKYTEAQTVAVQRVGMFPPRWVPYRVYGKVLAKTLAVLRMAGIR, from the coding sequence ATGAGCCGGCTCCACCCGGTCAGTGGCCTCCCGGCGAGCATCACCCCGGACCTGCTGGACCGGCTGACCGCCCGGGTGGTCGCCTCCGATGCGCCCGTGGCCACCACGGTCGCGGTGTTCACCGGTGAGCCCTACGTCGACCTGCCCCGGTCCACACCGGACGATGTGGCACGAGCCGTCGAGCACGCACGCAAGGCACAGACCGCCTGGGCGGCAACGGATGTACCCGTGCGGGCCAGGGTGCTGCGGCGTTTCCACAACTTGCTCCTCGAACGTCAGGACGTCGTGCTGGACCTCATCCAGGTGGAGACCGGCAAGGCACGGCGGCACGCGTTCGAGGAGTCACTGGAACCGGCGCTGACCGCGGGCTACTACCTGCGCAAAGGCGCGAAGGCGCTGCAGCCGAAGCGCCGCGAGGGCATGCTGCCCGGCCTGGTGCGCACCACGGAACTACGCCAGCCCAAGGGCGTGGTGGGCGTAATCTCGCCGTGGAACTACCCGTTCGCCCTCGGGATCTCGGATACCCTGCCGGCCCTGCTGGCAGGCAACGGGGTGGTGCTGAAGCCGGACACCCAGACCGCTCTGAGCCCACTCTACGGCGTCGAGCTGCTCTACGAGGCCGGTTTGCCGGAAGGCCTGCTGCAGCCGGTCCTGGGCGAAGGGCCAGTGGTGGGCACCGCAGTGGTCGAACAGGCGGACTACGTGGGCTTCACCGGCTCGACCAGAACCGGGCGCGACGTGGCGCAGCGAGCCGGTGCGCGACTGGTCGGCTGCTCACTGGAGCTGGGCGGCAAGAACGTGATGATCGTGCTGGACGACGCGGATCTGGACCGGGCAGCGAAATCGGCGGTGCCTGCCTGTTTCGCCAACTCCGGCCAGGTCTGCATGTGCACCGAACGGCTGTATGTGGACCAGAGCGTCTACGACGAGTTCCTGCGGCGGTTACTGAAGCACACCAAGGAACTGCGCCAAGAAAACAGATACGACTTCAACGCCGACGTCGGCTCGCTGACCTCGGCCCGTCAACTCGAAGCGGTCAGCAACCACGTCGAAGATGCGAAGGCGAAGGGCGCCACAGTGCTGGCAGGTGGGTTCGCCCGGCCTGATGTGGGACCGTTCTGCTACGCACCGACCGTGCTCGCGGATGTACGCGATGGCATGCTATGCGCGACTGAGGAGACCTTCGGTCCGGTGGTCTCGGTGTATCCGGTGACGGGCGAAGAAGAGGCCCTGGCCAAGGCGAACGCGGGGGAGTACGGCCTCAACGCGAGTGTGTTCACCCGCGACACGGTCCGAGGCCGGCAGCTGGCGGCTCGGCTGCGCGCCGGCGCGGTCAACGTGAACGATGCGTTCGTTGCCGCGTACGGAAGCATGGATTCGCCGATGGGCGGTATGGGAAAGTCCGGTTTAGGCAGACGTCATGGCGAGGAGGGAATCCTCAAGTACACCGAGGCGCAGACAGTCGCGGTGCAGCGCGTAGGCATGTTCCCGCCGAGATGGGTGCCGTACCGGGTGTACGGAAAGGTGCTAGCCAAGACCCTCGCCGTGCTGCGCATGGCGGGAATTCGTTAG
- a CDS encoding MaoC/PaaZ C-terminal domain-containing protein, giving the protein MADSEDELKFDSSGIGRWADEYRFEVTGERIAEYAKATNDPIERHLAGEIASPVFAIVPVFQALIEPAVEVAPLELIPRLVHGEQDFRFHRPIKPGDKLVSRGKTIGYEGLPNGTRGAVYLECRTEDGELVNEQYVTFFFRKFDAGETVGELAPGHKFDESLRSASSVAKVVQHVDEDQTFRYGPAAGDPMPIHLDEETAKMAGLPGIIAHGLCTMAFTSWAVLTELADGRTERLKRLAVRFAKPVLPGQDITTQIWRAGRSDGESTYAYETTAGDAVVVKDGLAVIAD; this is encoded by the coding sequence ATGGCGGACTCCGAAGACGAGCTGAAGTTCGACTCGAGCGGGATCGGCAGGTGGGCCGACGAGTACCGGTTCGAGGTCACCGGGGAGCGGATCGCCGAGTACGCGAAGGCGACCAACGACCCGATCGAGCGGCACCTTGCCGGCGAGATCGCGTCCCCGGTGTTCGCGATCGTGCCGGTGTTCCAGGCGCTGATCGAGCCGGCGGTCGAGGTGGCGCCGCTGGAGCTGATCCCCCGGCTGGTGCACGGTGAGCAGGACTTCCGGTTCCACCGGCCGATCAAGCCCGGCGACAAGCTCGTCTCGCGTGGCAAGACGATCGGCTACGAAGGACTGCCCAACGGTACCCGCGGTGCGGTGTACCTGGAGTGCCGCACCGAGGACGGCGAGCTGGTCAACGAGCAGTACGTGACGTTCTTCTTCCGCAAGTTCGACGCGGGGGAGACGGTCGGCGAGCTTGCTCCCGGGCACAAGTTCGACGAGTCGTTGCGGTCGGCGTCCTCGGTGGCGAAGGTCGTGCAGCACGTGGACGAGGACCAGACCTTCCGGTACGGCCCGGCCGCGGGTGACCCGATGCCGATCCACCTCGACGAGGAGACCGCGAAGATGGCCGGTCTGCCCGGCATCATCGCGCACGGGCTGTGCACCATGGCCTTCACCTCATGGGCCGTGCTCACCGAGCTGGCCGACGGCCGGACCGAGCGGCTCAAGCGGCTCGCGGTGCGGTTCGCCAAGCCGGTACTGCCCGGCCAGGACATCACCACCCAGATCTGGCGTGCCGGCCGGAGCGACGGCGAAAGCACCTACGCCTACGAGACCACCGCGGGCGACGCCGTCGTGGTCAAGGACGGCCTCGCCGTCATCGCAGACTGA
- a CDS encoding type II toxin-antitoxin system Rv0910 family toxin → MGQISASVDLPAKPDKVWAEFSNPNNFEKWLTIHTKWSGEVPTEFAEGSKVTEVVTLMGMANKIEWTVDSYQPPSSLSISGTGMAGVKVKFDLSVEETAEGSRATIDAEFTGQMIVGALGKAVEKDGKKNLDKSLEQFATLLGAS, encoded by the coding sequence ATGGGCCAGATCAGTGCTTCCGTTGACCTTCCCGCCAAGCCGGACAAGGTCTGGGCGGAGTTCTCGAACCCGAACAACTTCGAGAAGTGGCTGACCATCCACACCAAGTGGTCCGGCGAGGTGCCCACGGAGTTCGCCGAGGGCAGCAAGGTCACCGAGGTGGTCACCCTGATGGGCATGGCGAACAAGATCGAGTGGACGGTGGACAGCTACCAGCCGCCGTCCTCGCTGTCCATCTCCGGCACCGGCATGGCCGGGGTGAAGGTCAAGTTCGACCTGTCGGTGGAGGAGACCGCGGAAGGCTCCAGGGCCACCATCGACGCCGAGTTCACCGGGCAGATGATCGTCGGCGCGCTCGGCAAGGCGGTGGAGAAGGACGGCAAGAAGAACCTCGACAAGTCGCTCGAGCAGTTCGCCACCCTGCTCGGCGCCTCCTGA
- a CDS encoding DSBA oxidoreductase produces the protein MSPHTRVAEFWFDPVCPYTWITSRWMIEVTRVRPVALRWRVMSLSVLNEGLDENPEGEWGDYMWAPVRVCAAVEQRYGSEALGRLYTALGSRFHLQGEWDALEASLSDAGLPVELADASLSTDYDQAVRSSHNEAMSLVGQDVGTPVIAVPGPNGTRIAFFGPVVSPAPRGDLAAQLWDGVLMVAGVPGFYELKRSRTQEPDFGV, from the coding sequence ATGAGTCCCCACACCAGAGTGGCTGAGTTCTGGTTCGACCCCGTCTGCCCGTATACCTGGATCACCTCGCGGTGGATGATCGAGGTGACCAGGGTACGGCCAGTGGCGTTGCGCTGGCGGGTGATGAGCCTGTCCGTGCTCAACGAAGGACTTGACGAAAATCCGGAGGGTGAATGGGGCGACTACATGTGGGCGCCGGTGCGGGTCTGCGCGGCGGTTGAACAACGGTACGGATCCGAAGCGCTCGGACGGCTGTACACCGCGCTCGGCAGCCGCTTCCACCTTCAAGGCGAGTGGGATGCTCTGGAAGCATCGCTCTCCGATGCGGGCTTACCCGTGGAACTGGCCGACGCGTCCTTGTCCACCGACTACGACCAAGCAGTGCGCTCGTCGCACAACGAAGCCATGTCGCTTGTCGGACAGGATGTCGGCACGCCGGTAATCGCGGTTCCCGGGCCGAACGGGACCCGGATCGCGTTCTTCGGGCCAGTGGTGTCCCCTGCCCCGCGCGGCGACCTTGCCGCGCAGTTGTGGGATGGGGTTCTGATGGTGGCCGGCGTGCCGGGCTTTTACGAACTCAAACGCAGCCGCACCCAGGAGCCGGACTTCGGGGTCTAA
- a CDS encoding SDR family oxidoreductase produces MKRSLRGKVAVVTGGARGIGAATAAVLAAEDAKVVIGDLDPGLAAETAAGLPGEVVALPLDVTDTAGFTAFLDQVEAELGPIDVLVNNAGIMPLGDFEQESESTAARQLDINLRAVIHGTKEAARRMRGRGGHIVNLASFAGKIPVPGGATYSATKHAVVGLSESVRQELRGTGIEVSCVMPGVVRTELTAGLTDLPAVLRSVGPEDVAEAIVRALQRPKFDVYVPRRLAVLDRSSRLLPRAVAEWAMRRLGGDTMMLQAAHSGERTDYEKRAARSA; encoded by the coding sequence GTGAAGCGCTCGCTTCGCGGCAAGGTCGCGGTCGTCACCGGTGGTGCGCGCGGGATCGGCGCGGCCACTGCTGCCGTGCTGGCCGCGGAGGACGCGAAGGTGGTGATCGGTGACCTGGATCCGGGCCTGGCCGCGGAGACCGCCGCCGGACTGCCGGGCGAGGTGGTCGCGCTGCCGCTGGACGTCACCGACACCGCCGGGTTCACCGCTTTCCTGGACCAGGTCGAGGCCGAGCTCGGGCCGATCGACGTGCTGGTGAACAACGCCGGGATCATGCCGCTGGGCGACTTCGAGCAGGAGTCCGAGTCGACCGCGGCTCGGCAGCTGGACATCAACCTGCGCGCCGTCATCCACGGCACCAAGGAGGCCGCACGCCGGATGCGTGGGCGTGGCGGGCACATCGTGAACCTGGCCTCCTTCGCCGGCAAGATCCCGGTGCCCGGCGGGGCGACCTATTCCGCGACCAAGCACGCGGTGGTCGGCCTGTCCGAGTCCGTGCGGCAGGAACTGCGCGGCACCGGCATCGAGGTGTCCTGCGTGATGCCGGGCGTGGTGCGCACCGAACTCACCGCCGGGCTGACCGACCTGCCTGCCGTCCTGCGCTCGGTCGGTCCGGAGGATGTGGCCGAAGCGATCGTGCGTGCTTTGCAACGACCGAAGTTCGACGTGTATGTGCCACGTCGTCTCGCAGTCCTGGATCGCTCTTCACGGTTGTTGCCGCGCGCGGTGGCGGAATGGGCGATGCGGCGGCTCGGCGGGGACACCATGATGCTGCAGGCGGCCCATTCCGGGGAACGCACGGACTACGAGAAACGTGCGGCGAGGTCGGCCTGA
- a CDS encoding ABC transporter ATP-binding protein — protein sequence MTSTEPRLHADALTLAYDGRTVAEDLGVVIPDKSFTVIVGPNACGKTTLLRALARMLKPRKGTVYLDGEVISSMPAKQVARRLGLLPQSSIAPDGITVADLVARGRYPHQRLLRQWSREDAAVVDRAMRSTGVLDLAERLVDELSGGQRQRVWLAMALAQETDLLLLDEPTTYLDIAHQIDILDLCAELHSQQGRTLVAVLHDLNHAARYATHMIAMRDGDILATGAPSEVVTAERVEEIFELPCRVMPDPETGTPLVIPKAHQHRRTA from the coding sequence ATGACGAGCACCGAGCCCCGGCTGCACGCCGACGCACTGACGCTCGCCTACGACGGCCGGACCGTCGCCGAGGACCTGGGCGTGGTCATCCCGGACAAGTCGTTCACCGTCATCGTCGGGCCGAACGCCTGCGGCAAGACCACCCTGCTGCGTGCGCTGGCCAGGATGCTCAAACCGCGCAAGGGCACCGTCTACCTGGACGGCGAGGTGATCAGCTCGATGCCGGCGAAGCAGGTGGCCAGAAGGCTCGGCCTGCTGCCGCAGAGCTCGATCGCACCGGACGGCATCACGGTCGCCGACCTGGTCGCCCGCGGCCGCTACCCGCACCAGCGGCTGCTGCGGCAGTGGTCCCGCGAGGACGCCGCCGTGGTGGACCGCGCGATGCGCTCGACCGGGGTACTGGACCTGGCCGAGCGGCTGGTCGACGAGCTCTCCGGCGGGCAGCGGCAGCGGGTCTGGCTGGCCATGGCGCTGGCCCAGGAGACCGACCTGCTGCTGCTCGACGAGCCGACCACCTACCTGGACATCGCGCACCAGATCGACATCCTCGACCTGTGCGCGGAACTGCACTCGCAGCAGGGCCGGACGCTGGTCGCGGTGCTGCACGACCTGAACCACGCGGCCCGCTACGCCACGCACATGATCGCCATGCGCGACGGCGACATCCTGGCCACCGGCGCCCCGTCCGAAGTGGTCACCGCCGAGCGCGTCGAGGAGATCTTCGAACTGCCCTGCCGGGTGATGCCCGACCCGGAGACCGGTACCCCGCTGGTGATCCCGAAGGCGCACCAGCACCGGCGCACGGCTTGA
- a CDS encoding lipid-transfer protein codes for MLFADARRTREHAVVSNKVYVVGVGMTKFEKPGSKEGWDYPAMAKESGTKALEDAGISFEEVEQAYVGYVYGESTSGQRAVYELGMTGIPVVNVNNNCSTGSTALYLATQAVKAGSADCALALGFEKMQKGSLGSTYDDREQPMMRHILAEAELYEFTGAPPAPYMFGAAGREHMEKYGTTAEQFAKIGEKNHRHSVNNPYAQFQDQYSLQDILGSKEIYAPLTKLQCSPTSDGSGAAIIASEAFVEKHGLAAQAVEIVGQAMVTDFANTFTDDSAITLVGAKMSKAAADKVYRQAGLEASDVDVIELHDCFSTNELITYEALGLCPEGEGGKLVDAGDTTYGGRWVVNPSGGLISKGHPLGATGLAQCSELTWQLRGTADKRQVDGAKVALQHNIGLGGAVVVTAYQPAER; via the coding sequence ATGTTGTTTGCAGATGCCCGACGGACTAGGGAGCACGCAGTCGTGAGTAACAAGGTGTACGTCGTCGGTGTGGGGATGACCAAGTTCGAGAAGCCCGGCAGCAAAGAGGGCTGGGACTACCCCGCGATGGCGAAGGAATCCGGAACGAAGGCCCTGGAGGACGCCGGGATCTCGTTCGAAGAGGTCGAGCAGGCCTACGTCGGCTACGTGTACGGCGAGTCGACCTCCGGCCAGCGCGCGGTCTACGAGCTGGGCATGACCGGCATCCCGGTGGTCAACGTGAACAACAACTGCTCCACCGGCTCCACCGCGCTCTACCTGGCCACCCAGGCGGTCAAGGCGGGCAGCGCGGACTGCGCGCTGGCACTCGGCTTCGAGAAGATGCAGAAGGGCTCGCTCGGCTCGACCTACGACGACCGCGAGCAGCCGATGATGCGGCACATCCTGGCCGAGGCCGAGCTCTACGAGTTCACCGGCGCCCCGCCCGCGCCGTACATGTTCGGTGCCGCCGGCCGTGAGCACATGGAGAAGTACGGCACCACCGCGGAACAGTTCGCGAAGATCGGCGAGAAGAACCACCGCCACTCGGTGAACAACCCGTACGCGCAGTTCCAGGACCAGTACTCGCTGCAGGACATCCTGGGTTCCAAGGAGATCTACGCACCGCTGACCAAGCTGCAGTGCTCGCCAACCTCGGACGGCTCCGGCGCGGCGATCATCGCCAGCGAGGCGTTCGTGGAGAAGCACGGGCTCGCCGCGCAGGCGGTGGAAATCGTCGGACAGGCGATGGTCACCGACTTCGCGAACACTTTCACCGACGACAGCGCGATCACCCTGGTCGGCGCCAAGATGAGCAAGGCCGCGGCGGACAAGGTGTACCGGCAGGCCGGCCTCGAAGCGTCCGATGTGGACGTCATCGAGCTGCACGACTGCTTCTCCACCAACGAGCTGATCACCTACGAGGCGCTCGGCCTCTGCCCGGAGGGCGAGGGCGGCAAGCTCGTCGACGCCGGCGACACCACCTACGGCGGCCGCTGGGTGGTCAACCCCTCCGGCGGGCTGATCTCCAAGGGCCACCCGCTCGGCGCGACCGGGCTCGCCCAGTGCTCCGAGCTCACCTGGCAGCTGCGCGGAACCGCGGACAAGCGCCAGGTGGACGGCGCCAAGGTGGCGCTGCAGCACAACATCGGCCTCGGCGGCGCGGTCGTGGTGACCGCCTACCAGCCAGCCGAACGCTGA
- a CDS encoding SDR family oxidoreductase: MGALDGRVAIITGAGRGIGREHALLFASEGAAVVVNDLGGGNDGSGSDAGPAQEVVDEITAAGGKAVANTSNVADWQGAAEMVDQAVSEFGRLDVLVNNAGILRDGFIAGLEEAQWDAVIAVHLKGHMAPLRHASAYWKARSKAGEQVAAAVINTASASGTFMPNAGQVNYGAAKAGIAAMTLVAAQELERYGVRVNAIAPIARTRLTLATPGMGAIFAQEVEEGEFDAFSPANISPLVAYLATEKCPLNGKVLAVQGGAISELGGWHDVRTIETEGPWRIDDIAGRLPS, translated from the coding sequence ATGGGAGCACTGGACGGGCGGGTCGCCATCATCACCGGCGCGGGCCGGGGAATCGGCCGCGAGCACGCGCTGCTGTTCGCGAGCGAGGGCGCCGCCGTTGTGGTGAACGACCTCGGTGGTGGCAACGACGGCAGCGGCTCGGACGCCGGTCCCGCGCAGGAGGTCGTGGACGAGATCACCGCCGCCGGCGGCAAGGCGGTCGCGAACACCAGCAATGTGGCGGACTGGCAGGGCGCCGCGGAGATGGTCGACCAGGCGGTGTCCGAGTTCGGCCGGCTCGACGTGCTGGTGAACAACGCGGGCATCCTGCGCGACGGGTTCATCGCGGGCTTGGAGGAGGCGCAGTGGGACGCGGTGATCGCGGTGCACCTCAAGGGGCACATGGCGCCGCTGCGGCACGCGTCGGCCTACTGGAAGGCGAGGTCGAAGGCCGGTGAGCAGGTCGCGGCCGCGGTCATCAACACGGCTTCGGCCTCGGGCACCTTCATGCCGAACGCCGGGCAGGTCAACTACGGCGCGGCCAAGGCCGGCATCGCGGCGATGACCCTGGTCGCGGCGCAGGAGCTGGAGCGCTACGGGGTGCGGGTCAACGCGATCGCGCCGATCGCGCGCACCCGGCTCACCCTGGCCACGCCCGGGATGGGCGCGATCTTCGCGCAGGAGGTCGAAGAGGGCGAGTTCGACGCGTTCAGCCCGGCCAACATCTCGCCGCTGGTGGCCTACCTGGCCACTGAAAAGTGCCCGCTCAACGGCAAGGTGCTCGCGGTGCAGGGCGGTGCCATCTCGGAGCTGGGCGGCTGGCACGACGTGCGAACCATCGAGACCGAAGGGCCGTGGCGGATCGACGACATCGCGGGCCGGCTGCCGAGCTAG
- a CDS encoding DUF222 domain-containing protein yields MDRNRATELLKEIQVLEGQKCRVEAAQLKLIAELNEVEDRSRGVPAELALGLSITENAAMKRIALAEALAARLPKTLTAMESGMIDSYKATKIFEATTVLTEQRARDVDAIMADRLADKNPPGLRRAVNRVIAQIDPDGYAARVRKRRIGRKLELVHRGEGTSSLVIDVPVEVGAAMYVRADRDARALKTKDEPRTLDQLRADVIADRCLRETGTLHNPRADVHLYVDLTTLAGLNDDPAEVAGYGPIPAWLAKEIAFARHSTWRRVVTDPVTGLPVDVGRNCYHPPPDLSRFIRVRDRECREPGCHRLAQADEIDRNGPWAHGGGTNELSLAGYCKRHHELKDLPYWTHTIDDAGVLTITTPAGATYTSPPWS; encoded by the coding sequence ATGGACAGGAATCGCGCAACAGAGCTACTGAAAGAAATTCAGGTACTCGAGGGGCAGAAGTGCCGGGTGGAGGCGGCACAGCTCAAGCTCATCGCGGAGTTGAACGAAGTCGAGGATAGATCAAGAGGAGTGCCGGCAGAGCTGGCACTCGGCTTGTCGATCACGGAAAACGCCGCCATGAAACGGATCGCACTCGCGGAAGCGCTGGCCGCCAGGCTGCCGAAAACACTGACGGCCATGGAATCCGGGATGATCGACTCCTACAAGGCGACCAAGATCTTCGAAGCCACCACGGTGCTGACCGAACAGCGGGCGCGGGACGTCGATGCCATCATGGCCGATCGCCTTGCCGACAAGAACCCACCCGGGCTCAGGCGCGCGGTGAACCGGGTCATCGCACAGATCGACCCCGACGGCTACGCGGCCCGGGTACGAAAACGCCGCATCGGCCGCAAGCTCGAACTCGTCCATCGTGGAGAGGGCACCTCCTCACTCGTCATCGATGTACCGGTGGAGGTGGGCGCCGCCATGTATGTCAGGGCGGACCGTGATGCCCGCGCGCTCAAAACCAAGGACGAGCCCCGTACCCTCGACCAACTGCGCGCGGATGTGATCGCGGACCGCTGCCTCCGCGAAACCGGCACCCTGCACAACCCCAGGGCCGACGTGCATCTCTATGTCGACCTGACAACGCTGGCCGGCCTCAACGACGACCCCGCCGAGGTCGCCGGGTACGGGCCGATCCCCGCCTGGCTGGCCAAGGAAATCGCCTTCGCCCGGCACTCGACCTGGCGCCGGGTGGTCACAGATCCTGTAACCGGACTTCCGGTCGACGTCGGCCGAAACTGTTACCACCCGCCTCCCGACTTGAGCAGATTCATCCGAGTGCGTGACCGCGAATGCCGGGAACCCGGCTGTCACCGCCTGGCTCAGGCGGACGAAATCGACCGCAACGGTCCCTGGGCGCACGGTGGCGGCACCAACGAGCTCAGTTTGGCCGGCTACTGCAAACGCCACCACGAACTCAAGGATCTCCCTTACTGGACCCACACCATCGACGATGCGGGCGTGCTCACCATCACCACCCCGGCTGGCGCCACCTACACCAGCCCTCCCTGGTCGTGA
- a CDS encoding alpha/beta fold hydrolase, with the protein MRTSVGRLDRIELAHDRRGSGRPLVLVHGWGSYWRAWEPVLDLLAERREVIAVDLPGFGASPPLPAGERYTRPTFCAALEAFFDRLGLERPDIAGNSLGGLLSLDLACRGTVRTATALCTPGFYGPLSILRPAMLAPGGALLRIPALRRRMGASVAGTRARGLIVARPELLTEQEWAGAMDAVVRAAGAMPFFVHNRHRVFFRGRPRVPVTMVWGARDRIIPSISAVRARKLVPEARQILLPGCGHVPMSDNPELLARTLLTSAD; encoded by the coding sequence ATGCGGACCAGCGTGGGCCGGCTCGACCGGATCGAGCTCGCGCACGACCGGCGTGGATCCGGTCGTCCGCTGGTACTCGTGCACGGCTGGGGCAGCTACTGGCGGGCCTGGGAACCGGTGCTGGACCTGCTCGCCGAGCGCCGCGAGGTGATCGCGGTGGACCTGCCCGGTTTCGGTGCGTCGCCGCCGCTTCCGGCCGGGGAGAGGTACACCCGGCCGACCTTCTGCGCTGCGCTCGAAGCCTTTTTCGACCGCCTCGGGCTCGAGCGTCCGGACATCGCGGGCAATTCGCTCGGCGGTCTGCTTTCGCTGGACCTCGCCTGCCGTGGCACGGTGCGCACCGCGACCGCGCTCTGCACGCCCGGGTTCTACGGTCCGCTGTCCATCCTGCGCCCGGCGATGCTCGCGCCGGGCGGGGCGCTGCTGCGGATTCCGGCCCTGCGGCGGCGGATGGGCGCGAGCGTGGCCGGGACACGGGCGCGGGGACTGATCGTCGCGCGGCCCGAACTGCTGACCGAGCAGGAGTGGGCGGGCGCGATGGACGCGGTCGTGCGGGCGGCCGGCGCGATGCCCTTCTTCGTGCACAACCGGCACCGGGTGTTCTTCCGTGGCAGGCCGCGTGTGCCGGTGACCATGGTGTGGGGCGCGCGGGACCGGATCATCCCGAGCATTTCGGCCGTCCGTGCGCGGAAGCTGGTGCCCGAAGCGCGCCAGATCCTGCTCCCCGGGTGCGGGCACGTGCCGATGTCCGACAACCCCGAACTGCTCGCCAGAACCCTGCTGACCAGCGCGGACTGA
- a CDS encoding acyl-CoA dehydrogenase family protein, protein MIEWSETDLLIRDAIREFVDKEIRPNVDALESGELPPYDIIRKLFASFGVDVMAAEAVKTLLDKQKARAAAKEAGEAPAKKAGGAGFELGGQEGMALIAISELAGVSLGVVASIGVSIGLTGSTILSRGTLAQKERWLPGLATFEKVGAWAITEPDSGSDAFGGMKTYVRRDGDEYLLNGQKTFITNGPYADTIVVYAKLDEGDESVDKRDRKVFTFVLDAGMPGLTQGKPFKKMGMNSSPTGELFFDNVRLGRDRLLGETEEQKGTDSAKESFSFERMGVAALALGIINECHRLCVEYAKSRTLWGQEIGRFQLVQLKLAKMEVARINVQNMVFQTIEKLRAGKLPGLAEASAMKLYSSEAATEVAMEAVQLFGGNGYMAEYRVEQLARDAKSLMIYAGSNEIQVTHIAKGLLGTTR, encoded by the coding sequence ATGATCGAGTGGTCCGAGACCGATCTGCTGATCCGGGACGCGATCCGGGAGTTCGTCGACAAGGAGATCCGGCCGAACGTCGACGCGCTGGAGAGCGGAGAGCTGCCGCCGTACGACATCATCCGGAAGCTGTTCGCCTCCTTCGGGGTCGACGTGATGGCCGCCGAAGCCGTCAAGACGCTGCTGGACAAGCAGAAGGCTCGGGCCGCCGCCAAGGAAGCCGGGGAAGCACCGGCGAAGAAGGCCGGCGGTGCCGGTTTCGAGCTCGGTGGTCAGGAGGGCATGGCGCTGATCGCGATCAGCGAGCTGGCCGGCGTCAGCCTCGGGGTGGTCGCCTCGATCGGGGTGAGCATCGGGCTGACCGGGTCCACCATCCTGTCCCGCGGCACCCTGGCGCAGAAGGAGCGCTGGCTGCCCGGCCTGGCCACGTTCGAGAAGGTCGGCGCGTGGGCGATCACCGAGCCGGACTCCGGTTCCGACGCGTTCGGCGGGATGAAGACCTACGTGCGCCGCGACGGCGACGAGTACCTGCTCAACGGGCAGAAGACGTTCATCACCAACGGTCCTTACGCGGACACGATCGTGGTGTACGCGAAGCTCGACGAGGGTGACGAGTCGGTGGACAAGCGCGATCGCAAGGTGTTCACCTTCGTGCTCGATGCCGGTATGCCGGGGCTGACCCAGGGCAAGCCGTTCAAGAAGATGGGCATGAACTCGTCGCCGACCGGTGAGCTGTTCTTCGACAATGTGCGCCTCGGCCGCGACAGGCTGCTCGGCGAGACCGAGGAACAGAAGGGCACGGACAGTGCCAAGGAGAGTTTTTCGTTCGAGCGGATGGGTGTCGCGGCGCTGGCGCTGGGCATCATCAACGAGTGTCACCGGCTCTGCGTGGAATACGCGAAGAGCCGGACGTTGTGGGGCCAGGAGATCGGCCGCTTCCAGCTGGTCCAGCTCAAGCTGGCGAAAATGGAGGTGGCCAGGATCAACGTGCAGAACATGGTGTTCCAGACCATCGAGAAGCTGCGTGCCGGCAAGCTGCCCGGCCTGGCCGAGGCGTCCGCGATGAAGCTCTACTCCTCGGAGGCGGCCACCGAGGTGGCGATGGAAGCGGTGCAGTTGTTCGGCGGCAACGGATACATGGCGGAGTACCGGGTCGAGCAGCTGGCCAGGGATGCCAAGTCGCTGATGATCTACGCCGGCAGCAACGAGATCCAGGTGACGCACATCGCCAAGGGCCTGCTCGGGACCACCCGGTGA